In Rubrivirga marina, the following are encoded in one genomic region:
- a CDS encoding helix-turn-helix domain-containing protein — protein MTYRSNDAEVGRLARLLREELGLSLAETGARIGADRSNLSKAERGFPGFGSIARRALEELAVLREVEKGKGPEDVVRRRSRVRVVVQLPRVVDDLVDRLREPDRGARFLALREAFGREGIDVARDPDRPSAAAIGAHGTVDLDTLVVRLARADGARSLLAYQGPREPHRLHEHIDRFAERVLDLIPPQNRPH, from the coding sequence ATGACTTACCGTTCCAACGACGCCGAAGTCGGCCGCCTCGCCCGCTTGCTCCGGGAGGAGCTCGGGCTCTCGCTGGCCGAGACCGGGGCGAGGATCGGGGCCGACCGGTCGAACCTGAGTAAGGCCGAGCGGGGCTTCCCGGGGTTCGGCTCGATCGCCCGCCGCGCGCTCGAGGAGCTCGCCGTGCTCCGGGAGGTGGAGAAGGGGAAGGGGCCTGAGGACGTCGTCCGGCGGCGGTCGCGCGTCCGCGTCGTCGTCCAACTCCCGCGGGTCGTCGACGACCTCGTCGACCGGCTCCGCGAGCCCGACCGCGGGGCCCGGTTCCTCGCGCTCCGCGAGGCGTTCGGGCGTGAGGGGATCGACGTCGCCCGCGACCCCGACCGACCGTCGGCCGCGGCGATAGGGGCACACGGCACCGTCGACCTCGACACCCTCGTCGTCCGGCTCGCAAGAGCGGACGGGGCCCGCTCGCTCCTCGCGTACCAGGGCCCGCGCGAGCCCCACCGCCTCCACGAGCACATCGACCGGTTCGCCGAGCGCGTGCTCGACCTCATCCCACCCCAGAACCGACCCCACTAA
- a CDS encoding HNH endonuclease signature motif containing protein codes for MPDLSTVPTPIALAALLRPGERALRIPGASRYWATDRGRVFSTARGLREIRPYAKPSKRYLQVDVWFDGPDGTTRRRVVFVHVLVMSAFVGPRPTTPGVAYDVDHVDGDRQNNRIANLRYIPKAENVGRAMRSAARDGRHPTAKLSPADVWTLRCRAHDEGTAPVVADAADELGMSVAAVRAAISGRSWRWVPDPSDRPGVEALARSLGVDADEARRLLDLSPFVRPAVRVIPFRSASQAA; via the coding sequence GTGCCCGACCTGTCGACCGTCCCCACTCCCATCGCGCTCGCCGCCCTCCTCCGACCCGGCGAGCGGGCCCTCCGCATCCCCGGTGCCTCCCGGTATTGGGCCACCGACCGCGGCCGCGTGTTCTCGACCGCGCGCGGCCTCCGTGAGATCAGGCCCTATGCCAAGCCGTCCAAGCGGTACCTCCAAGTGGACGTCTGGTTCGACGGCCCGGACGGGACGACCCGGAGGCGCGTCGTGTTCGTCCACGTCCTCGTCATGAGCGCGTTCGTCGGGCCCCGGCCGACCACGCCCGGCGTGGCCTACGACGTCGACCACGTCGACGGCGACCGACAGAACAACCGGATCGCCAACCTCCGCTACATCCCGAAGGCCGAGAACGTCGGGCGCGCGATGCGCTCGGCGGCCCGGGACGGCCGTCACCCGACGGCGAAGCTCTCGCCGGCCGACGTCTGGACGCTCCGGTGCCGGGCCCACGACGAGGGGACGGCGCCGGTCGTGGCGGACGCGGCCGACGAGCTCGGCATGTCCGTCGCCGCCGTCCGCGCGGCGATCTCGGGCCGGTCCTGGCGGTGGGTCCCCGACCCGTCGGACCGCCCCGGCGTGGAGGCGCTCGCCCGCTCGCTGGGGGTCGACGCCGACGAGGCCCGCCGTCTCCTCGACCTGTCGCCGTTCGTGCGCCCAGCCGTCCGCGTGATCCCGTTCCGGTCGGCCTCCCAGGCCGCGTGA